One Phaseolus vulgaris cultivar G19833 chromosome 4, P. vulgaris v2.0, whole genome shotgun sequence DNA window includes the following coding sequences:
- the LOC137838868 gene encoding subtilisin inhibitor CLSI-II-like translates to MVIPAQSLGIPYISAYLDSHGTNFSHGAYLILILCISIRNAQQCSNQYTLLHLNRNGPQGGGVEVGSGPIERCKVVATKINYRGKGLIFNTKGRSSGVILTETPLEIRFNFIPYCSESSKWVVFGDDFPTKWVGIGEGGDHLGMEYLSGSFMIKKYGEGYKFAFCSNNTNHNTCFSIGRIDDHEGRDLVLMDNSHTNVPFNFALINIG, encoded by the exons ATGGTAATCCCAGCTCAGAGTTTGGGAATCCCTTATATAAGTGCATATCTTGATTCCCATGGCACCAACTTCTCACATGGTGCATATCTTATACTTATACTTTGCATAAGTATAAGGAATGCACAGCAG tgttctAATCAATACACTCTTTTGCATCTTAATCGTAATGGTCCACAAGGTGGTGGAGTAGAGGTAGGTTCTGGTCCGATCGAAAGATGCAAAGTTGTTgctacaaaaattaattatcgTGGGAAAGGTCTGATATTCAACACAAAAGGAAGAAGCTCAGGTGTCATACTGACAGAGACACCATTAGAGattagatttaattttattccttATTGTTCTGAATCCTCCAAGTGGGTGGTATTTGGTGATGATTTTCCTACAAAATGGGTTGGTATTGGTGAGGGTGGAGACCATCTAGGGATGGAGTACTTAAGTGGATCGTTTATGATTAAGAAATATGGTGAGGGTTATAAGTTTGCATTCTGCAGCAACAACACTAACCACAACACTTGTTTTAGTATTGGGAGAATTGATGATCATGAAGGAAGGGATCTTGTTTTGATGGATAATTCTCACACTAATGTTCCCTTTAATTTTGCACTTATTAATATTGGTTGA